Within the Populus trichocarpa isolate Nisqually-1 chromosome 14, P.trichocarpa_v4.1, whole genome shotgun sequence genome, the region TCTTTTGATCAAACAATACTGGTTTTTCTTGCAcgtatatgcttttttttttttaatgataaaatatatatttttaaatcttattatacCTTAATcgatacaaaatattttatgaaacaattttaaatatatctttatcATCAGCTTGAtacatttaaaacttttttattaaattttactaaatgtttactctaaaatttaaactcaagaaattaaaaaaaaaaacatcctttTCTAATGTTACTTTTGATACGCCACCGTtcgaaatttatatatatatatatatatatatatattattttaatatactgatattaaaaatatttttttaaaaatataaaaaatattttaaaaaactaaacaatcatagtattattattactgCTCATAATATTACTATTACTGCGGATTATGATTTAGACACGTCTTCATCTTTATTGACAAAATAGCATGAGTTTCACCAcaacttttccaaaaaaaaaaaataacaaacataattgaaacaattgtaattttgtttaagtttttggtCATTTATGTATGAGTGTTCAGTAAATAATCTTTGACTgtctcaaaattttaatttttttatattttcaaaaataaaattttaaaaataaaacaaatattattttaatatatttttaaataaaacacaatttaaatctCATCAGACAATCCCGAAGATTCATTGGTATCCCTGCAAACGAGTCCGCTACGCACACACGAAACTGCTAATATTCCTGCTATCTAGCTATTAATACGGAGCTATGCATAGCCACACCAGAGGGTTGCCAGATatccagatatatatatatatatatatatatattgagatttcTATCCTTCCAACCAGTTCGGTTAAATCACGtgacacttttaaaaaatagctcCGAATCCAATTTcaagatatattttaatttctattgattttttaggcgagaaaaaaaaaggaaaaacatatgCAATTATTTCTACCACAACAATTTTCCTTCAAAATGTATCTCGATTTCGAATGTCGAGAACTGATGCAATTTCTGGCTTAGCTTTCAAAGATGCACCACCAAACTGGTCTTCCGTTATTTTCACTCTTCTTTCTGGTCACAAAAGGGGTGGAGGCCGAGTAAGGAACACATCTGCCGGATTAACCAGTATTCAATCATTTGCTGGACCATTACTTGATACagacattttaattttctcagcTGCTGCAGCTGTTGAAGCGGCTGCCTTGTCCAAACCTAACTTTTGCAATTCGCTCATGAAACCATTTATCTCAGTTTCACTAATTTTATATGGACTGTGGGCAGGACCAGGGAACGAACCATTTGCCACTTCTTCCTTGTATTCAACTAGAGCTTTGTTGATGACATCTCCAACATGAGCATACTGCTTACAGAACTTTGGAGTAACCTATAGCAGGTAAAACAATCCCTATCTCAGCATACAGAACGTTAGCTATGCGAATGAAATCAACAAACCAGCGTGGCAATTATGGGATTAACCTTGGCATGATGTGGATGTTGCATCATTCCCAATAGATCATGGTAAACTAGCACCTGCATGAACGACGATTAGATACACATCATGCTACAATCCAAAGGAaagattgaataagaaaattcagaCTCTAATGTAATTGTCTTTACTGTCTAGTTTTACACTATCAagcataacttttgatatgaCCATTGGattaagctgaaattttaccagTAATTGCTAGACATATTGTTctatattgaattaaaatttcaggtcaatcaaagTTCGATAAGGTCTGGCAATAAAGGTCAGCAAATACaatacgaattttgttatttgttattttttggagATGATTCTTTTCCTCGTAATATAAGGATATTCAGCaacttatttttaagaatttcctagttctacaaggatctttaatgggcaacaacatagttttcaaaTGGGATAAAAATTCCTTGTGTTCCAAAATCCTTCTTTTACAAAAATTTCTAATTTATCCTAGTTATACAAGGAAATGAgagttgaagtatttaatgatagattatttttaggctgatttttttttgtattgatctaaattattttaaggttttgtttgttgttttattttattatttggatatttgaatttgatttaggGCTTATGTTTTAGTGTAAGTTTGCTTTGGCTCAAAAATGACTTGTGTTAGCTGATTATTAGCTTGGATTCGTTAGTTTGCACCTAATAATAGTCCGTTAGAATTATTtaggactatatatatatattttttttgcagcaAAATTCAGCCGCTGTGATATTTtgaataaacttgtgttttgcatGATGCAACACACAAGTTTATTCCAATtttgacttatcaaggtataattAATCTTATGGCATCTTCACATACTTCGGATTCTTGATTCTCTATAATCAACGAgtacaagtttaattttcaatgcaTTTGATTATGAGGTTCATGGTTATTTTTAGATCAAGGATTCGATCTAAACCTGAATTTTAGCTTCTTGGGTTGTTTATCTACTTTGTTGTGAGTTTCAGGATTACTATCCTAGGGGTTCACATCACATCATGGATAGAAACGTTCACTTTTGAGAAAAATTAAGACTACAAGCTTTCAAGTTTCCTGAAAAAGAGACAAATTGCAGAGCTATTTCTAGTTACTCATGGGTACttgaaaatgataattaaatgattGTATCTGGCAATGGTCATAAGTAAGAGATTCCCAAGAGCTGATAGATAGTAAAGTATAATCAAGTTGACGGTAAAGTTCTTTTTGATAGCGAGACGTCACAGAAGGGTGGGTATTCTATCTGTTGCTTGTCTATACACACGAACTTTCACTCACATCGTAAGTTTTAGAACTCTTGTTCATGTAATGCCATTGAAAATATCTTCTCTAGCGTCATCAGAGACAACCAGGACATGAAAAAAGGCCTGTGCCCTGTTTAACAAGATTGAAATCCTAGAACCAAGCACTTTTGGGCCTTTGGCATTGGAGTATAAAACCCAATGAAATCTTCACATTCCTATATTAATGATCAAAACTAACTAGCACTACTTGGGAAAACCATAGCTCATAAGCTTTCTAGTATGACATATTTATCATCACCCAAACCTCTTCTTTTTTAAGTGTAATATGCTAATATTGCTTCTGGTCAACATAGAAGGTAGCATGCTTTAAATGCTGGAGTTCAAAATTGCACTGCCTCGCTTACCTCCTCTAGACAAGCAACAGTGTAGGAAATTCACAAAGATAATCAAATTCTTTGATCATAAGAATAAACTTATAGTGATGATCACCCCCATTCTGCAGTCTAATTTGAAACATAACATGCAAACATCTTTATCAAAGGATCAAACAAAGAAACCAAGAGTCTATATGATAAACCTGGCCACTGCAAAAAGGTCCTGCCCCAATGCCAATGGTTGGGATTTTAAGAGCAGAAGTTGCTGCAGCTGCCACGGGAGCAGGCACGCATTCTAAAACTACCGAGAAACATCCTGCTTCTTGCAAAGCCAGTGCAGTTTCTACAACCTGTGCAACATAAACAAATTCAACACAACATAAAACAAACAGTCTCGTAAACAAAACACATAATCAACATACCTTTACAGCACTGGCAATGTTTTTCCCTTGAGGCCTGAATCCTCCAAGAACACTAATAGCCTGAGGAGTAAGTCCTACATGTCCCATAACAGCAATTCCAGCCTCAACAATTGCTTTAGCAGCAGTAATTCTCGATGGCGACCCTCCTTCCAATTTAATCGCATCCATCCCTCCTTCCTTCAAAATCCTAACTGCCGTATCAACCGCCTGCTCATAATCCAATCTCACTCAACATCACCAACCAATTCCTCACTTCAAAATATTCACATTCAAGACAACACAAAATCCTCTCCCCCACAATGAACCCCCAAGAAAACTTCATACATAAACATTCTACTATttcataacttttaaaatataaaatttacaattaagataaacaacaATAGAGCAACATTTTAGCTTGAGAAATCTAATGGGCACCTGGTTAGAACTAGACTCGTAAGTCCCAAAGGGCAAGTCACCTACGAGAAGCGGCCTTTTGGCGCCACGAGCAACAGCACGGCAATGAACAAGCATCTCGTCAAGAGAGATAGGGAGAGTGGTGTCATGGCCGTGAACAACCATGGAAGCGGAGTCACCAACTAAACAAACATCGATACCTGCTGTGTCTAAGTGGACCGCAGAAGGGTAGTCATAGGCAGTCACAACAGTTATCGGATCaccctttttgtgtttttgcttTAAATGGGTTAGTGTTACTCTTTGGTGTGGGTTTTGTGGCTTCGGTCCGCCGTAGACGGTGTTTTCAGGGACGTTGCTCATGAAGCGGAGGTGGCGGAGAAGAGTTGTGGGTTTGAGAGTGGAAGAGGATTTGGTGAGGTAAGTGAGTAAACCCATTTTTTGAGTGATAGGGAGTGAGAGGTAGCGAGAGATGGGATGTGTGAATGACGagaaattttgattgaatttgtaGGTTTATTTATGGAGGGAGGAGTTAGTGGGGGAGGGTGGTGCATTTTGGCTGCGCCACCTGCACCGAGTTGATAGAGGAGTCCGATTTTGAGTTGCTTTCTTCCAAGTTTGGCATTGTTATCCACACGTGCCTTTCAGCGCTCGTGAAGGCCACTCTCTTTTGGTATAGTATATACTGGCATGtcataaaagaataaagagaaCCTAGGAGCATAGCATCTGCTAGGAAATTCGAATTAGgttttggaaaatatttatttgtgggTGGATGATGGTAAGGTTAAATTCGAGAGAGAACCCAGGTTTAACATGAATATGGGTAcaattgaggatttttttttcttcttttattcaaCTATGAAATGTATCTTTAGATCACTTTATGCTGAGtttgtcgattttattattgttggtgttattttttttattattagaattataaattttagtttcAAAGTATTTTAGCATTctgttttagaattttaactatacatacatacatacatacatacatacatatatatatatatatatatataaatatatatatataattcaaaatattgattaaaCATACATGattcaagtttaaatttaaaaataaattaactttgtattatacaatacaaacataatattattcatctaaatatatttttaaaatttaaaatattactaaatAGTTAAGAGTCGGAATCGAATATAAATTTAACTTGAAGTAATTCAACACaaacaaaatgctaaaatattacaaaaattaaaaagttttaacataaaattagtATAAATCAAACATCATATTCATCAtcacatgtaaaaataaaaattttgattttacagTGGCACATGAGAAAGTTATGAACTAGATATTTCAATTGATGATTATTTCCATCAAGCTCATCCTCGACATTAGAATGCCTATTTTTATCATCTAAAATCAGAGTACACAAAGGTGTCTCAATAGTCTTATAACTTAAATCATGTCAGTCAGGGCTGAGTTCTTCACATATCCATTCATCTAATAAGTTAATGCTATAAAAGTTAATGAGATCTAAAATTTTCCTTGTTCAACTCAAATCcacataaaatacaaatatgaaaaaaaaacatgaatataaatcatatacatcaatgatatttttttgttaagcaatacaaatgttaataaaaaaaaataattattattttcaatattaaaaattgataaaatcagggatttaaaattttttccttGGACAGAGTCTCTCTACTAGATAATAGaattatgttttagttttgtCAAACTTTTATCTGGGACAAAATAATCaaagtaaattcaaaatatttcgACATGAATTTGGACGAGAAATCTAAAATAACCAAAGATTTTGAGTAAGATgagatttgttttagtttgatttatattttaaaatgatacaaGATATACCATATATTCGGAAAGGAAAAGATCTAGATTGATAACCTTGCTTTATGTGTTATTTAAtattcaagattatttttttctaaaaaagataaaaaaaatccttttaggtatattcataaaaataaattcctttctatattaattttgattttaaacttaaaagagATCAAGTAAGAAAGTAGACcttttatatcatttaatttacCCTCGAGATTCGATAAAAAAACCTATCAAGGACTTGATCAACGAGAAATTTAATCAGGATCGGTAAAAGTTGGCTCGGAAATATACATACCATGTATTTACCTCGCCAATATAATTACTAGTAGTTAAAAAATCGAtcatgttaagaaaataaatacattgcTAACAGTCGGTTGCCTTCTTTTTCCCTAGTGgtaataatataaattcttGCATATAAGTAGTTTTAAGGTTAACAGAGTTCCATGTCTGGTTTTCAGTTTTCGTGAAAGAGATAAAATAGAGACAGGGTAGGCAACTCCCTAGGCGAAGTCTCTACTCTGGTAAGGACCAAGTGACTTCATTAGCGTGGAGCTAGGCATGGTAAGCATAGAGTAGCGGTAGcggtaccaaaaaaaaaaacaccggcACTTAAACATACAGCAACGCAATCGATACATTCTCGTAGAGCGTGTATTGCACGCGCATATGTAACGTTGGCACGacattttaaaacattcaaTCGGACCCGCATATCCATACAGTTTCATCGAACAGATGACGTTTTGACTCTCGCTTGAAACTCTCTCCATCCAACGTCTCAGATCAACCAAAATATCTCTTTGACTCCCTTCAACTCAATCATAGCTCATATTGTCACACGTGTCCTTACACAACAAATCACCTCCGATGCACTCCTGCAAAATGCTGTTCAATTACGCGCCACCCTCGTTGATAAAACCAGTACTCCATTTCACTTCCTCCTTTGCCTTATCTCCTCGTGCTGTTCCTCATccagtcaataaaattcccctTTTCCACTCTCTCCGGATCTTCCGTACTTTCGCTGCCATGTCTGAAACTAACTCCGCCTCCGATTCTACGCCGGATCACATATCCGGAACGTGGTACTCGGTGCCGGGCCTCCGCCTTCGGGACCACCGATTCACTGTCCCTCTCGATTATTCCATCGATCGCAATGCTTCTCCTAAAATCTCCGTTTTCGCTCGCGAAGTCGTTTCCGGTACCTAAAGACTAATCTCAATtagaataattattaaaattaaacttatcgtaattagatttatttgagatgtatctataatttatacaagtttaCAAATCCTGAAGTGCTAAAGCACTGAAGTCAACTAAACCATACACTACTTGTACTGGATTGGAAAATATGATCATGTTGCTTGCATTTTTTtctggaagaaaacaataatgaaaatattttgttaaaatgaaTGGTATTGTCGTAGTTTGTATGCTTAAATTCAGTCTCACTTGCATCTTTTTGTGGGAAAATCTGGATATCCTTGCTGCCAGTTTCAATTGCAAAATTGATCTTTGGATCAGATATCCAGGTGTTCAATAATGGAAATTCTTATTGTTAGACGCGTGCAAGAATACATGAGACTATTTAGAAACACTACATCACTGCAAATCTCCTGCCATGACACCGTTTCTTGATAGGCAAGCTGTGTGGTCTCTAGTTATAGTAGATATTGTccatgcaatttttgttttttatgttccgTGCAATTCATTAACTCAACAAAAATTTGGTTGTTGAACTGCACGGGTTAATATGTAATAATCATTTACGATTTGCATTTATCTTAGATTAGATTATctacttttttgttttcattttagtaCATGTACTATTACTTTCACTTATGCATTCAGAATGTTTGCTCTAGTTGGGAAAGAAGAACACCTACTGCCATACCTATTATATCTACAAGGGGGGCCGGGCTTTGAGTGCCCACGGCCAACTGAAGCCAGTGGATGGATACATAAAGCTTGTGAAGAATTTCGTGTTATTTTGATGGACCAGGCATGAATTCTTGGACATTCCTGTACTTTTACTGCCGTTTCACTACCTGTATTCATCCTCTCATACACGCTGCTGTGTATTTTTCATGCAGCGAGGAACAGGCTTATCAGTTCCTTTGACACCATCATCCATGTCGCAATTGGATTCTGCGGAGGAGGTTGCTGAATACTTGAAATACTTTAGAGCTGACAATATAGTGAATGATGCAGAGTTTATCCGAGTTTGTCTTGTTCCTGAAGCTGGACCTTGGACGGTTTTGGGTCAGGTATGAAGATTATTAATCTTTATTGGTTTCCCATTTCTTGTTCTGTGGACTTGACCATCTTTTGTTCTGGCTTTTTGTTTCACGAGAACACCCTGATTTCAGTCTTTTTACTTTAAAGTTCCATTTACCTTGTGGAAACTAAAGTGACTTGAATTGCTGACTTCTTGTTCATTTTTTGGTTTAGAGCTATGGTGGTTTTTGTTCAGTAACCTATTTGAGCTTTGCGCCACAAGGGTTAAAACAGGTCCTTCTAACTGGAGGAATCCCTCCAATAGGAAATGGATGCACTGCAGATTCTGTCTATAGAGCATGCTACGCTCAGGTTATTCACCAGAATGAAAAGTACTACAAGAGGTTTCCTCAGGATGTTGAAATTGTTCATGAAGTTGTGAAGTATTTGGCAGAATCTGAAGGAGGCGGGGTGATGATCTAGCACATGCAATTTTTATACTTTGgttcatgaaaagaaaaaaaatgttgatcaTGCCGTGATTCTTCCTCGTCTCTCTTTTCCTATCTGTACAGGTGCTTCTTCCATCAGGGGGGCTCTTAACCCCAAGAGGACTGCAAACTCTTGGTCTCTCTGGTTTAGGATCCAGTTCAGGTTTCGAGCGTGTCTGCACTATA harbors:
- the LOC7494115 gene encoding 3-methyl-2-oxobutanoate hydroxymethyltransferase 1, mitochondrial; this translates as MGLLTYLTKSSSTLKPTTLLRHLRFMSNVPENTVYGGPKPQNPHQRVTLTHLKQKHKKGDPITVVTAYDYPSAVHLDTAGIDVCLVGDSASMVVHGHDTTLPISLDEMLVHCRAVARGAKRPLLVGDLPFGTYESSSNQAVDTAVRILKEGGMDAIKLEGGSPSRITAAKAIVEAGIAVMGHVGLTPQAISVLGGFRPQGKNIASAVKVVETALALQEAGCFSVVLECVPAPVAAAATSALKIPTIGIGAGPFCSGQVLVYHDLLGMMQHPHHAKVTPKFCKQYAHVGDVINKALVEYKEEVANGSFPGPAHSPYKISETEINGFMSELQKLGLDKAAASTAAAAEKIKMSVSSNGPAND